In Vitis vinifera cultivar Pinot Noir 40024 chromosome 4, ASM3070453v1, the genomic window CCATCCAAACATTGGATTGGATCGGACTAACCCATCCAAGTGGCACCACCCATTTTTACAACATTCAAATATGTCATATACCTTGGGAAGAACATAGCCTCCAATCTCTACTTCTGCAGATGTTTCTCTTGCAACTAATGGGGAAACTGTATAAAACCTCATTGCCTCTTTAACAACCTGCAGTTAAGAAAAAGGAAGCAAGAATAAATAGTGATCTTTGATGGGTCAGACCCAATTGGGATCAAAAGTAGACCTAATGAATGAGAAAGGAACAACAAGAGACTTTGCCTGATCAAGATAGGGGAATTTGTGCTGGAGATCATGAGCTGTTGGCATCTGATCAGGCGGACCGAACCCGTCAATCTCTGCAAGCAACTTCTTCTCCACTTCTGGATGCTCGGCAATCAGATAGATAGTTGAAGACAATGTGAAGGATGTTGTTGCAGACCCAGCAAGTAGGTGTTCATAAGTAACTGCATTAAGGTAGTCTGAGGTGAAAATATTCTTCATGGCTTTCTCTGATTCCCTTGCATTCAATATGAGAGACAAGAAGTCCTTGGAACCTCTATCCTTGTCCTTCATTCTCTTTGCAACAATCTCATCAAGCCTGCTGCTCAGTTTCTTGTTAGTCTGGTAAATTTTCCAGTCCATCGTCCCAGGTATTCTCTTAAGGATATGTTGAACTGGTTTTTGGAGAATGGGGACAAGTAGGCCTAGTATAATTGAGAAAGATCCTGATAGATCCATCTTAAGATTTGTGGTAGAGTAAATATGTTGATTGATGAACTCTGATACTTCATCACTGTTCTTAACTTCATTGCTGGATGGTGGTTTGGAGAGACCAAAATGAACCCCAAATGCAGCTTGCCCAATTACATCAGTGGCCAGTTTGAGGGACAAATTGGAAAAAGTGATATCTTCCTCTTCAGAAGACGGGAGATTTCGAAAGGCTGGTTCAATGAATGCTTGCATGGTTGGCACCAGGTTGGCTAGGTGAGATTGCTGGTAGACTGATATTATGGTGTTTCTCATTGTTGACCACCTTGCATCCCTGCAAAGCCAACTTTCATCAGATATACTGATCACTTTAAATCAACTCACTTGAATTTAAAATCTGCTGGCTTTCTTCTTTTTAGCTTGGTATAGATTGTTGGCTCACTCAAGTCAGATACATATGGCATCTAACTCATTCTTATAGTCTATGTATTTATGGAGATACATATGGAGAAATACCTGGTGAAGAAGAGACCCTTTTGGTGGAGAGGGGATGCTGAGATGGCAGAGGGAATGCTTCTGTTGGGAATGTCTTTGAATTTCTTTATTCCAACTTCTCTACAGAGCTCTGCATCTGCTACAATCACCAGGGGCTGTCTACCCACATGGAACCTACCCCACAATGAATAAGATCATTGCAAAatggggaaaaggaaaaaacaaaagaagtgaAATATCAATATACAAATGGTTTTCTGATGTGGGGGGTTCTGAAAAGGGAAAGTAAATCCAGACCCACATGAAAGATTACTTACAGATGAATAAGAAACTGGGAATTCATTGAAACAAACAAATGTGCAACAAGAAATTCAGAGGGCAGGGAGTATAGCAACCAAGGGCACTTGTCAGGGCTCAGAAACATTTTTTGGGTTTGTCTATTTCTACACTGTTTTAGGTGTCCAAAAGAGGCTTTTTTCCAACTTTAGTTTTACTCGAATCTTATCATCCATTCAAGTCTTTTCATGGGGATAAGGTGGAGACAGTAGTGTTGGCTGAGTcacaaaagatttgaaaaagcAGAATGAAATGTATCTGACCAAAATGAGACCATGGAGCAATGGAACTGTGGCAGATGACTATTTCctatttttactcttttttttttccattagctTTGATCATTAGTGCCCAAGAAGAGGAGATAGGTTTGAGGTTTTGGGTAAGAAACAGAG contains:
- the LOC100243924 gene encoding cytochrome P450 711A1 → MDAALQGLIQIGVSFIRTPMAPAFFTVLAMLGGLLGYLYEPYWRVRRVPGPPVFPLVGHLPLMAKYGHDVFSVLAKKYGPIFRFHVGRQPLVIVADAELCREVGIKKFKDIPNRSIPSAISASPLHQKGLFFTRDARWSTMRNTIISVYQQSHLANLVPTMQAFIEPAFRNLPSSEEEDITFSNLSLKLATDVIGQAAFGVHFGLSKPPSSNEVKNSDEVSEFINQHIYSTTNLKMDLSGSFSIILGLLVPILQKPVQHILKRIPGTMDWKIYQTNKKLSSRLDEIVAKRMKDKDRGSKDFLSLILNARESEKAMKNIFTSDYLNAVTYEHLLAGSATTSFTLSSTIYLIAEHPEVEKKLLAEIDGFGPPDQMPTAHDLQHKFPYLDQVVKEAMRFYTVSPLVARETSAEVEIGGYVLPKGTWIWLAPGVLAKDPKNFPEPDKFKPERFDPNCEEEKQRHPYALIPFGIGPRACLGQKFSLQEVKLSLIHLYQRYVFRHSPNMEKPLELEYGIILNFKHAVKLRAIKRHP